From Actinomycetota bacterium:
TGTCCTCGATGCCGGCCGCGACCGCCTCCTCGATCACGTACTGGATCGAGGGCTTGTCGACCAGCGGCAGCATCTCCTTCGGCTGGGCCTTGGTCGCCGGGAGGAAACGGGTCCCCAGCCCGGCCGCTGGGATGACGGCCTTGCGGACCTTCATGATGGCTCCACGATGGCGATTCCCCCCGAAGTTCGCTGTTCAGACGGTAGATTCTACTCGACCCGAGCAGCCCGTCCCTTGACCTGCCCTGGCCGCGCGGTCAGCGGCAGCAGGCGCGCCCCGGGCAGCTTGGGCAGGTCGTGGGTCGAGGACAGGGTCTCGCCCAGGCGGTTCATGGACCTGGGGGCAGCTCGTCGCGGCTGGATCGCAGGGCGCTCAGGTACTCGCCCAGCTCGACCCGCAGAAGCGGGCCGCGTCAGGCGGTCGAGTCCACAAATCGGCAATCTACGGGTGCGGGCGGCGGGCGCCTGGTTCATGATGGATTGGTACGTTCTTCGCCGGCGGGCAGCTCTGCCTGAGACACCATGCGAAGCGAGGGGGTGTCGTGCCGTGCCTGGTGACCGGAAGCCGTCGAAGCGGAAGGCCCGCCCCGAACGCGAACGCATCGAGTACGCATCCGACGCCATCGGCTGGCTGCGCGAGCAGCTCGAGCCGCCGCCCCAGCAGCCCGCCGACCCCAAGCCCATCCAACCGGGGCCCAAGGCCCCCGAGCGACCGAGGCAGGCCATGGCTCGCAGAGACGTCCCCCCGCCCGAGCCCACCCCCCCTCCCCGGGCCGAGCCACCGGCGCCCGCGCCGCCTCCGTCCCCACCGCCCGCGCCCACGCCGCCACCACCGGCCGCGCCCCCTCCCCCGGCCGCGCCGCCGCCTCCGCCGCCACCGGTCACGTCGGGCACCCCGCCCAAGCCGGCGGCGGCCCCTGCCAAGGCGGCGGCCCCCGCCAGGGCGGCGGCCAATGACGGCGGCGACCTGACCACCGACCAGCTGCTGGCCCGGCCGCCCGGCGGGCCGACCGAGGGCTGGCAGGCCCTCGTCTACCAGATGACCGGCGGACGGGTGCGCCCCGGCCCGGGCGCCGCCGAGCGGGCCCGCCAGCAGCTGCAGGCGCGGATCGGAACCCCGGTCGCCGGCTGCCAGCGGATCGCCGTGGTCGCACTCAAGGGCGGGGTCGGCAAGACGACCACCACCGCCTGCCTGGGCGCGATCTTCGCCGAGCACCGCGGCGACCGGGTGGTCGCCGTCGACGCCAACCCCGACCCCGGCACCCTCGGCTACCGCATCC
This genomic window contains:
- a CDS encoding MinD/ParA family protein, which gives rise to MPGDRKPSKRKARPERERIEYASDAIGWLREQLEPPPQQPADPKPIQPGPKAPERPRQAMARRDVPPPEPTPPPRAEPPAPAPPPSPPPAPTPPPPAAPPPPAAPPPPPPPVTSGTPPKPAAAPAKAAAPARAAANDGGDLTTDQLLARPPGGPTEGWQALVYQMTGGRVRPGPGAAERARQQLQARIGTPVAGCQRIAVVALKGGVGKTTTTACLGAIFAEHRGDRVVAVDANPDPGTLGYRIRRDTARTAKDLLDNVEKLERYADVRAYASQTDLRLEVIASEADPARDEAFGEEDYRELAAVLERFYSLVLTDCGPGLLHSAMRAILPAADQLIVVAAPSLDGARSASLTLDWLDRHDHGRLARSSVVVINAIRERGLVDVDKLEEHFSRRCRAVVRIPFDRHLETGAEIVLDELAPPTRRAYVQLAAAVADGFTPRPKDSVQT